TCGCGTACTTTACGAGTTCGGCTTCTTTCGCGCCGAGCCGTTTGGCCGCGGTTATTGCTATGGCCGTCGGCACCACGCCGCACATGGTTATATCGTTCTCGCCGGTTATGTTCAGCAGTCCTTCCGCGTCGAGCTTAAGGACCTTATCGAGGGCCAGCTTGTCTTTTTCTCGTGTTATCTTATCCGGCTCGTAGTGGTTCATGTCCGAGCTTACGGCGATAAGTACCTTTTCGGGGTAGTCCTTGAGGACGTCGGCTATGGCTTCTCCCATCTCTTCGCACGATTTAATGCTCGCGGGCATGACGGTGAGCGGTACTATCCGCGCCCCGGGGTTAAGCTCTTGAATGAACGGCAGCTGGACTTCGAGCGAATGTTCGCCGAGGTGCGCCGTGGGGTCGGTCGAGAAGAGGGCGCATGAGGCGACGACCTTTTCCGCGAGCTCTTCGTTTATATCGGTTATGCCGAGCGGTGTTTCCCATTGGCCCTCGTCCATCACGGCGGCCCTCTCCCCGAGGCCCGTATGGTTCGGGCCTATAAGGAGGACGTTATCCGGGACTTTTATTGCCGCGTAGACCGCTCCGGCCACCCCGCCGGAGTAGATATAGCCCGCGTGCGGGGCTATGAGCGCGACGGGCGTGTCTTTTTCTTTTTCCGGGCCCTTCTCGCGGCCCATAAAGTCCCTGAGGGACTCTTTCAGTTCCGCCGGGTCTCCGGGGTAGAACTGGCCGGCCACACGGGCCTTCCTGAGCATCGCTCTCCTCCTTGTTTACGTAAGTCCCCTCGAATAGTACCAGAAGGCGGGGGTTGTTGTCCACCTTTCAACTCTCCAATGAGGGGGGTATGGCAACGCCGGAGAACTGTGCTATACTTTTGGCTAAAGACCGGGAGAGGAGGGTATGACGTAGTGGTTTTAGGGGCCGACCTTATAGTGTTCGATCTTGACGGCACTCTTATAGATTCGAGCGGCGATATAGCCTGGGCCGCGAATATGACCTTGAAGAGCATGGGCTACGGGCAGCTCGGGCCCGGCGAGATAAAGGAGTGCATCGGCTGGGGCATACGGCCGCTCCTGGAGAAGATGATGCCCGAGGAGCCCGCACGGAGGATAGACGAGGCGCGGGAGGTTTTTTTAAAATTCTATGGTGAGCACCTGGTGGTCAACACGCGTCCCTATCCCGGGGTGGTGGATACCATAGAGCATTTCAGCGGCAGGGACAAAAAGATGGCGATCGTGACCAACAAGCCCATCGGCCTTACTCGTAAGATACTCGACGAGTTGCGGCTCGCCTCGTTCTTTATGGAGGTCCTGGGCGGGGACTCTGTCGAGCACAAGAAGCCGCATCCCGAGCCGCTCTTGAAGGTCATAAAGAGCGCGGGGGTCAAGGTGCCGAGGACCGTCTTCGTCGGCGACAGCTCCGTGGACTGCGAGGCCGGAAGGGGGGCCGGGGTGGAGGTTATCGGCGCGGCCTACGGTTTCAGGGGCAGGCGGGAGCTCGAAGAGGCGGGATGCAGACATATAATAGAGGAGATGGCGGAGCTCAAGACGGTGGTGGAGTAGGGCACCTCTGGGCCGGTCACCCTGAGGCTCTCGAAGGGCGATCGGCTCTCAACATTCCAAAGCTCGATATGGAGAAGTTGGTGGAGTAAGATATGCTCTCAAGGCGTCTACTGCTTAAGGTCCTCGCTGCGGGCGGGGCGCTTCTGACCTTGAGGCACAGCTCCGCGATGGCAGACGTCTTCTTTAAACCCAAGGAAAAGAAGGAGCCGAGGGGGGAAGCCAACCTCTTTACCCGTGGCGGCAAGGCGCTCGTCGGCGTCTCTGGCAGGGGCACGCCGGAGGAGATGGTAAGGGAGGCCGTCTCCCTTATCGGCGGTTTCGGAAAGCTCGGGCTTAAGGGAAAGACCGTACTCGTTAAGCCGAACGTTGTCTCGGGCGAGCCGCACCCATCTACTACCAACCCGGAGGTCGTCGGGGCGGTGGTGAGGATACTCTACGAGGAGGGCGCCGCGAAGGTCTACGTCGGCGACATGTCGGC
This genomic interval from Thermodesulfobacteriota bacterium contains the following:
- the amrB gene encoding AmmeMemoRadiSam system protein B; this translates as MLRKARVAGQFYPGDPAELKESLRDFMGREKGPEKEKDTPVALIAPHAGYIYSGGVAGAVYAAIKVPDNVLLIGPNHTGLGERAAVMDEGQWETPLGITDINEELAEKVVASCALFSTDPTAHLGEHSLEVQLPFIQELNPGARIVPLTVMPASIKSCEEMGEAIADVLKDYPEKVLIAVSSDMNHYEPDKITREKDKLALDKVLKLDAEGLLNITGENDITMCGVVPTAIAITAAKRLGAKEAELVKYATSGETSGDYNHVVGYAGIVIK
- a CDS encoding HAD-IA family hydrolase, with protein sequence MVLGADLIVFDLDGTLIDSSGDIAWAANMTLKSMGYGQLGPGEIKECIGWGIRPLLEKMMPEEPARRIDEAREVFLKFYGEHLVVNTRPYPGVVDTIEHFSGRDKKMAIVTNKPIGLTRKILDELRLASFFMEVLGGDSVEHKKPHPEPLLKVIKSAGVKVPRTVFVGDSSVDCEAGRGAGVEVIGAAYGFRGRRELEEAGCRHIIEEMAELKTVVE